In Sulfuriferula nivalis, one DNA window encodes the following:
- a CDS encoding recombinase family protein has translation MLIGYARVSTQDQNLDLQIDALTKAGCTKLFDDKISGSSRERLGLTKALDMLREGDTLVVWKLDRLGRSVKNLVDLVSDLHKQGVQFKSLTDAIDTGTPSGRFFFHVMASLAEMERELTVERTRAGLEVARKLGRTGGRKRKMTDSKIESAKKLLANGVPPCDVAHNLGVSVPTLYRWIPASGTA, from the coding sequence ATGTTGATCGGGTATGCACGCGTTTCGACACAAGACCAAAACCTTGACCTTCAGATCGACGCTTTAACCAAAGCGGGCTGTACAAAACTGTTTGACGACAAAATCAGCGGCAGTAGTAGAGAACGGCTAGGGCTTACGAAGGCTCTGGATATGCTGCGCGAAGGCGATACCCTCGTGGTGTGGAAGCTTGATCGTTTAGGGCGTAGCGTAAAAAACCTGGTCGATTTGGTCAGTGATTTGCACAAGCAAGGTGTCCAGTTCAAAAGCCTGACTGACGCCATTGACACTGGCACCCCGTCAGGCCGCTTCTTCTTTCACGTCATGGCCAGCCTAGCCGAAATGGAACGTGAACTGACGGTGGAGCGCACCCGCGCAGGGCTGGAAGTCGCCAGAAAACTTGGCCGTACAGGTGGGCGCAAACGAAAAATGACCGACAGTAAGATCGAGTCAGCCAAGAAGCTGCTGGCCAACGGCGTGCCACCTTGTGACGTAGCTCATAACCTCGGCGTGTCCGTGCCAACCCTGTACCGCTGGATTCCAGCTTCTGGGACGGCTTAA
- a CDS encoding virulence factor, translating to MYAVSFDLTVADAEMNHPKGVSQAYTEIGAILGEHGFRRVQGSLYVTDNEDMANLFLAFQTLRARPWFPKSVRDIRAFRIEQWSDFTAVVKGV from the coding sequence ATGTACGCAGTTTCCTTTGATCTGACGGTGGCCGACGCCGAGATGAACCACCCAAAAGGGGTTTCACAGGCATACACCGAGATCGGTGCCATCTTGGGTGAACATGGTTTTCGCCGAGTTCAAGGTAGCTTGTATGTGACAGACAACGAGGACATGGCCAATCTCTTCCTTGCCTTCCAAACGTTGCGTGCTCGTCCTTGGTTTCCGAAGTCCGTACGAGATATCCGAGCCTTCCGCATTGAGCAATGGTCAGATTTTACCGCCGTGGTTAAAGGAGTCTGA
- a CDS encoding DUF5397 domain-containing protein, whose translation MQAVTTAPPIPTGKIKSFGAFGPKYEVGKPLRQLDDGDWMVEVKMVETGESAEYRLTHVYDDPEAR comes from the coding sequence ATGCAAGCCGTGACGACTGCCCCGCCCATACCCACGGGCAAGATCAAGAGCTTTGGTGCGTTCGGGCCAAAGTACGAAGTTGGCAAGCCACTTCGCCAGTTGGATGATGGTGACTGGATGGTCGAGGTCAAGATGGTCGAGACAGGCGAGTCCGCCGAATATCGGTTGACACATGTTTACGATGATCCAGAGGCTCGCTAA